TGCTTAACACCTTTTTTTGTtcatatgtgtgttttttcatattttggGTGTcttcagtatttaaaaaaatatatatatatatctcctctTTTCCTGGTCTTCACCTGATGAGTTTAAGGATCGGATTTACACTCCTGACTCATAAAATTCAATATAATTTGTAAATGTAGGGCATCCATTCagttctgaaatgcttttctgctcaccgtggttgtaaagagtgtCTGTATCGATGCAACAAAACAGAGTTCGTCAACAGGGTTCCTAAAAATTTGTTATTTGGTTCGGATTTAGATTATGTTGGCCTTCAGACAAGAGAGAATAATCTGGTCTGGTTTACAGAGTAGGATGGATGGGGAGCTCTTGTGAGcctctgtgagctcatgtatgtggaagaaggCAAACAGCAGTCAGCTAGATGTTTAGTTTTGTCTTTGGAGAAGAGTTACAATTTAATGTTCGACATCTGCCATAGTAATAGTTTGCAACTTATCCACACTTTGAGCTCATATTTGTTGTTAGATTTTGAGTATTAACATAACTGATCATTGGCTATTTCGAAAACTAAAACAGAGGATGATACAGAGGATTCCAAGTCTTTGTAAGAATCTAGAAAATGTTCaactctatatggacaaactaTTAGGAGGCCTGAACATATCTGCCGCATGTGGTGCTTCgtcaaaatgttaccacaaaatgCCTCATTTTAAAGACCCatatctgttccagcatgacgattcatctgtgcacaaagactgatttatgaagatatggtttacatgggttgggttagagtggaagatcttgattagCCTGCTCTAGATTTTTGACCTtcaccctgttgaacacctttgggatgaattggaatgctgagtgCACAACAGGCATCcttacatcacctacatcagtacctgactttactaataccatCGTAGCTGAATCAgcaaaatcttcacaagcaaATTCCAAAATAGgccaaatagggactaaatgtggaatgggatgttccacaatcatatgaatcttatgatcAAAAATGGTATGATCTacaaatttttgtccatatatagtgCATATCTACATATAGCAGTAAAATACTAGGCATAAAATATCCAGTCAGATTGCTGTATTTAACTTACCTTCTGGAATATTCCCTGAAGTCGACTTATACTATTGGCAGTTTAAGACCAGAGGGTTTAATTTATAATGTATgtttaatgtacatgtaaaaaaacaagctttcaCAAACCTAATTTCAAGAAAACGCTTGACTCCAAGGACCACTAAGAAATTGGCCGCTAGGTGGcgttttaacaaataaaatcacaaagcTGCTCatttattgaactttttcatcAAATTGGAAGCTGCATGTGATAAATACTCTGGCTAATTAGAATTCTTTAAGTGTTTTGCTAGCAAAGATCACTAAATGTATTGCacaattaattgtttttaacaagatttaaCAGCAAATGACACTAATTAGCTAGTTTCCGAGTAACGTGTTATCGACAGAGTGTCTTAAATTTCCTAATGTTATACTATTAAATAACGATAAAAGATAATCTAATCAAGATCGTCAATAGCTGACAAGACTAATTTTCTAGACCCGCGGATGCtaataaaccaaaataaataaataaataaaatgaattccaAGCAATCAGAGATAATCATTTGAATAATGCTGTTAAATTCCCAAATCCGATTGGTCAGAACAACTTGTTAATAACAGCAACTCTTATGCTGTAAATTAAATCACAGCTACATTAAATGTAATCTGACAATTTCTACAGTTATTCACGATTAATAACTGCTTTGTGTAGGAACCTGTCtgtataaaaatgtgctttCTGAGCATCTCATTCTACATTTACTCTCATTTGATGTTGTAAtaccttccactcttctggggagatgttccactagactttggaggATAGTATAGAGATATTCTCATTTAGCCaggtgaagtcaggtactgactcTATAACGGGtcactcgagatcttccactccaacacatgtaaaccatatcttcatggatctggctttgtgtacaggggcattgtgatgctcGAACAGGTTTGGAAAaggtttagaaaatgtaatgctgccaCATCCAAAGCCAttatatacaactgtgtgcctccaactgcGGTTTTGGGAAAGAACAACGACATAGGGCTGGGAAATgtaagtgtcccaatacttatgttCATAAAGTGTACTATATTTATACTAATAAACAGAGTaaggagacatttatttaagagttatggaaggagtctccagttccagTGTTTTGTGAGAGGGGAaagatttgtgtatttttttttgacaaagcaaacaaaaaaataagggaagaaagtaaaaaaaaaaaaaaaaaaaaaggaatccaGTGATGTGGCGTGTCATAATTATCGGAAACATCAAGTGAATTCATCGTAGGAATCTGCCTGTTTTGTGTCAATATGTGAAACTTTCATGGAAGGAGACACCAAATACCAGTGCTTTGTAAAAGTCGGAAACTTTTCCACCAAAAGGCAAACTATAACTGTgggttataataaataaataaatgtctaaaGTATTGGAACATCTCCACTCTCCATAGTAAAGAATCTAGGGACATGTTAATCACCAATTACTGTAATcaactttgtctcaaagcaccATGTCCTATAATATTTTCTGGTAACCCCACACCCagcaagtgttttattccatacATCCAGTAACCCCTGGAGTCCTGAGCAAATTCCAGAAAAAATAATCTCAATTCAGAGTCTAAATTTGCAACGAACGTCTAAATAATCGTTCTTTACTATATTACATGTTCATTCAGCTAAAGAgtaacacacacaatttaaatatacatattaattcttttgtaaaatattttcttctgaaacaaaaaaagaaagaaatcagtatgtatatatatatatatatatatatatatatatatatatatatatatatacacacatatacatacatacatacacaataaaacacaatagtAGGAAAGCTGATCATCTCTGGGAGGGAATAGGGGGTAGTACCTGAGTCTGAAAAGTGTGACCAGGAGAACAAACACACAGGAGAcgcaaaaaaaatatagaattgGGATCAAAACAATTTAGACATGTGCCGATAATTCCCAGTTCCCACTACTGCTAGCGTGAACACTTAAAAAATGCAGTGAATTTAGGCTATTTAAGTATTGTAGCTAGCTGCGTGTCGTGCTAGCCAGCACTTATTAGTGAGCTATAGTCGTAACTACGtgaggtaattttttttatattttatacttttttgcaAATCAGAACTATCAATAAACAATATATCTTGCTAATGTTTCCTTTATtgttgtcatttctactattaTATGAAGCTAGCTAAAGTTATTTGCGAATTCGCTTGCTAGCTAGCAATGGTCTGCGCTATACAATCTCAACTGTTCCTAAACGCTGTTTCGATAAGAACTGTATAGTAATATGTATAGTAATATTGCGATCGTGTCATAGGCTTGGATAAAATGTTAGCTGATCAGGATCGACACCGGAAATCGAACTGGGGTACAGCTATACGCAAAAACAAGCTAAACTTTACTAAACTAGCAGCCCTTTGGAAACCGTTCACGATTTCGcgcatacaaataaataaatatgttacgGAACCTGTGCTGAGAGTAAATCACAGTCATCAGACTTTTGCTATGGTGCGGGGGGAAATCAAAATACAGCGTGCTACAGGCATGTGCcgatattacatttacaaatcgCAATGTCTGCGTATACTTTTGAATAGCGGTACTGTCCGTTCAGCGGCCACTTTGTTAGAAACACCTGTCTACCTCATTCATGCGCTTGTCACTAAGACAACAGCACGGCGTAAACTTAGGAAGCTACAGGTCTTCGCTAAGCgttttacatcaaacatcagaatggaaAAAAACGTGCGAGTGCTGTGATTTCGACTGAGGCACGgctgtctttttaaaaaaattcagaaaatgtATTGCTCCTGTGATTTTCTCCACACAAGAGCCTCTAGAGTGCACAGAATGGTGTGGGAAATACCTTTTAACAATTGGTTGAAAGGTAAATAGAGTTGTGAAAGCGGACAGGAAGGCTAGaataactataaaataaaagcgTCGCAGAAAGTATAACCCTGAGCTGTCTgagccaaaaaaacaaataaaaaacaaaacaaaaaaaacaacaaagacgACTATGTCAAATTCTAGTGTTGACCCCCAAGACAGAAATGCCTCAGTGTGCACAGGCTCATCAAATCGTACAGTTGGCTGTTTTCCATAACTTGGAGGGTGAGTGGAATTTTTATAGAGTGGAAAAACACCATTtcggaaagaaaaaagaaaggaaaaaacaaaaaggaacataAATTCAAGTGAAAATAATGGCATCATTAAATAATcgtatgtaataaatataaagttgCCTCTAATCATTCCTTGAAGTATTCACAGCAATATCATCATGCGATTTTAACCTAAACGATTATCGACACATGCCCAGTTCATCAACTAGAAATAAATTAGTGAGTGAGGTTTCGATCTGAAACTCTTCTGTGCCTTCGTAGAGAATTTCACAGTGCAAAATATACAGTGCTTATCAAAAGtctggaaacacctagtctgtGGTTGCTGAAAGCCCCatacatgtttcttttgtttatatgcaacacaCTAGGGCAAtttaacagtatgaagatttagTTTGACCGAACAAATAGATACATGATCAACTGTGTTTCCACTTCGTTTGGATCAAAATAGGAGTTCATTCAGtttgtttcttcaaacattcagctgaaatactttgtgttcttcactagttggagatgcCTTTCTGGATTGTTGGTTCCAATCAGGCACAGTCCAGATGGAACAGCATGATGTTGAAATgaggaatggttgccatgttggctCAGaattcctttcacctggaataagtctccaaattatggcctgctccaaaacaacctcaaaccattaagcttccacctccatgtttgactgtgggtgtgaagcagtctgctaacatcatctctcctgttctctgtctcaCATAAGCTCTTCCGTTAGAGACAAAAGTGTCagatttggactcatctgtcccaCAAAACTTTCTTCCAgccattcactgtccaattctatttttttttttttttcccaagtttgttgcatataaacaaaaggagcaTGCGTGTCTCGAAAACCATTAAAGATTCTGTCTTTCCCAATTCTTGACAGGCTCTGTAAACGTCAAACTGAAGCAGATGCacaaaaaagcaacaataaTGCAATGACGTTTCAGGATGAACCAAGCGATTTAGGCTCATTATTGcacaaaaagaaatggaaaagaatATTAAATTTCATTATCGTATTGAATcaagtagaaaagaaaaaaaaagacgatgTCTCAAATTGCATACTGTGCACTTGACCGTCCGAAACATCTTCATTCAAAGACAGGCTGTGTTTCAAAAAAATCTCAGGATACATGATACACTAAATTAAATGTTCTGTAATGCATTTCTGATCAACTATAAAGCCGACTCGGCCCCGTAACAGGAGCGACGACGGTCCTTTAATACGCGATGCTGACGCTCAAAGTGGTTAGTGCACTGCACCTGCATGCGATTTGAGACAAAGCCAAAAATCCAAACATTCGCAAAATATCAGAATAGAGACTCGTTGCTAAAATCTGGCATCCTTCTGGAGTCGATCCTGATCGAGGGGTCTTTGATTCTTGACGTCTTCTCTTGAGCTGAAGCCAGTTTGTAATTAGCGCAATGCTGGTCCTTGAGGAAAAGTTCGCGTCCTCCGTTTTCAGTCCGAGGCTGGAgttcaaaagtttaaaaaaagtgcTAATGTACGTCAGCAGGGACTTCTTTCTAAACGTCTTTGCCAAGTTCAGCATCAACATGTATCATCTGTAAAACAGAGCATAGTCACACTTTAACTGCTCGCTCCCAGGGCCGAGCATGTGCATGTATACTATATCATAGGTTTTTGTTCTATTCACTCGTTGTTCATTCAAATCGTATCGCATTCATAtctgcttcatatgtatatatacaagtattttactaccgtaatttctggactataaagcgcacccttgtataagccgcacccactgaattttacaaatatttttattttaaacataaataaggcGCACCTTGTGTATAAGCCgatacactgaaactaatgaactttacacaggctttactgaaagacagtgtctgttacacggtgtaacaggtaaaatatgttgtgtctcctttaagagcagagcgccattttgggaacagcatgTCACTGCATTCTCACGCATcgccgtgcgtttaaaaatcaacaccggtggaagtttttctcccgaagccgtgcagctcagaacacaggtgaggtgtgttttttcgtttccgttcggaaatttcattggtctaatgttatggggttcagttttttggcttgaagtttgtgaaaccggaaaaaacccaggaaaaaatccataaattagccgattagttgtttaagccgcggggtccaaaacgtgggaaaaaagtagcggcttatagtccgaaaaatacggtaattgtTCACAGACAACGCAGTCATTTACAACAATGATTAAACTGACCAGAACTACATATGTACGATTGTCAATTTTAACACACACGttgcagccaatcagaatcaagtattCAGACAAGGCCATGACATAATGCATTTTATACACCATGTTGAATTCCTGAATCTAATTGGTCAGATGATATTGAATTCTTTTATAATATAACCAAACCCCATACATTACCATCTTTAACATTCTCTTACAGGTAATGCTTATTTAGCATTTTGGAATGAGTCTCCAAAGTCAGTGCTTGTATAAGTAAACTAGAGAGTCATCAGGATTGGTAATGATGCGTATAGCTTTCCATTCTCAATACCAACGAAGTTCTATGATATCAAATGTACCTATAaactaaatcaaataaaaataaataacaagctGTGGTACAGgaatgtggtataaaaaaacaaacattcaattataggaaaattaaaatgaaaaaagtgaACATACTTCtgcattattgtttatttttcaataacCTCAGATCCTACTGAGTTTTATCTGCTTATTATGTAACTTATGACCAGCTTGGGCCTAATCAGTATGCACAGAAACAGAGGTTCTCATGTTGATGTTTTGCAAAATGTTCTCACCGTGATACCACCATTTAGTCTTCTTTGGGTTTTTGTTACACGTCCGTACATAAAACGAATTATCCGGAGGCCGTCTCTGAAACAGATGAACGTGAGAAAGACGTCAAATCGACTTTAAAGAAGCGGTGAAGGGATTACTGGACTAGAGGAAATCTGAAATAGGAATCATGTGAATCGTCGCATATAAAGTTTTCTTTAAGGCAGAGACGTATAAACTTTTTCCTATGAACCGGCAAAAACCAAACCCGATTACGGACAAAATATGGGCGGAAACATTATATTTGAATTAAAGTTGCAATAGTACCCCTTGGATGCTTTtagaatatttttaaaatatttataaataaacaaatagaaaacattACTCTGTAATAACTAATTCAAAGTTGTTGTACAATTGAGTTTAGTGAACAAGAGTTCAATAACTTTTCAATGTCCTCTTATGAAAGACATGAAGATGGTCCTTATATTCCCccaaaaatttttttatgacatttatttgtattttttttttttatcctcatttCATGTCAAATCAAAGGTTTGATTACGGGCCAAATTTGCTCCCAGGCCCTCTAAGGTATCCTTGGGCTTTGTTTGCTTCTGGAAGTTTCAGGATCATATCTAGAGCGATGTACATTAAACAAATTCCTAATTCCGACTTATTTACCTAGTTCggtgtttttttcttgcaattccgtGTTTATTTTACGCCATTCTGACTTTTTGTCTCCCTCGCacttctgactttatttctcgtaaacatccaacatttctggtgcattcACCGGTAATCATGGTGTCttctccagagctgattgttagacagagttctctccagggatcggaAGCTTAGATTGTTACCGTGCGATTTTATTGATTGTAGCCCATTTAATTTtcgctttctggcactacagagggggtgacGCTTCCagattgggagaaaaaaaaaaagtcggaatttgCAAGAAAtgaagtcggaattgcgagaaataaaatCTTGGAATTGCGAGGAAAGAAAGTCGGAATCCCCTCtatttttcatttgtgttttgCCTGTCCGGAGAGCTCCAGAATTTAGTGGGTGGGGCATCGGTAATAATGGTCTGCGCGGaaacagtgctctgtgtgtagttaaatagacTAAACAATTTGCCTCGATGATTTTTTGTAATCGAATTACTCCAGTTTATCAAGGAATCGGTTCAGCCCTAAAACGTACCTTCTCCTTGCAGCTGGACAGCATGCTGATGATGCTGAGACACACAGACTGGACAGACAGTGCTGGTGACCAGTCCTCTGTTAAAATGGACAGGCAGATGTGGCCGTTGCTATAAatatgaggatggacaggaatGTTCTCTCCTGTAAACAttacctgtacacacacacacacacacacacacacacacacacacacacacacgcaaggtTAAAAGAAAAGCAATGCTGATGTGGAATGTGAAAAGGAGGCTACACCTCTTTCCTGGGCCAGGAGGGGGCACTTTCACCTAGACTTCTTATAAAACTTCTAGGAAGAGGCCACACCCTTTATGATCAAGAtgcacacaggccacacccaatCAATGTGACCACTAGGAAGAGGCCACACATTTTACATAAGGACGAAACATCTAGATAGGCTACACCCCTTTTACTGACACTGCTAGAGACCACTAGGAGGTCATAAGGTATAACTAGGAGTTATACCTTATAACcctaggccacacctccttcactggcaCTGctagaggccacaccccttacAGGGAGATTAACAATAAAGGAGGTATTCAGTAGAATTTGTAAGTCTCTCCTTTACTGACGCTGCTAGAAAGAAGCCACACCCCCTTATATCAGGATTAACAAGTGCATAGGCCACATCTCCATCAAGACTTCTAGGAAGAGGCCCCATGTTAGAACCCTAGTCCACACCTCCATCGCTGACACTGCTAAAAAGAAGCCACACCCCCTTACACTGGAATTAACAAGTGcataagccacacctccttcactaactGCTAGAGAAAGGCCACACCCCTTACATCAGGATTAACAAGTGCACAGGCCACATCTCCATCACCAAGACTACTAggaagaggccacaccttcagTATAGGGAC
This sequence is a window from Silurus meridionalis isolate SWU-2019-XX chromosome 21, ASM1480568v1, whole genome shotgun sequence. Protein-coding genes within it:
- the ube2wb gene encoding probable ubiquitin-conjugating enzyme E2 W-B; the protein is MASMQKRLQKELLALQSDPPPGMTLNEKSVENTITQWVIDMEGASGTLYEGEKFQLLFKFSSRYPFDSPQVMFTGENIPVHPHIYSNGHICLSILTEDWSPALSVQSVCLSIISMLSSCKEKRRPPDNSFYVRTCNKNPKKTKWWYHDDTC